The following are encoded in a window of Francisella tularensis subsp. tularensis genomic DNA:
- a CDS encoding LysR family transcriptional regulator: MSRRITLKQLNVFVETAMNKSITIAAEKCYITQPSASKAILQLEEALQKVLFERGAGKEISLTYEGELLFVEAKSILDRVSELIKDKENITGKIVIGASVTICDYVLPKILPQFQKLFPKINIRIERVLSDRIRYYVENAVCDIGLVEGRVISRELEQTLWKEDRIEIICAKNHELAKKDKVSLEEVLVGQNWVLWHHDMGTRDIYIQTKGREKLTQSFGFGAEDLGNGLLKFSEVAWDNQESITRASTNYISSSIVFDSAEAIKNYVANSNFLASLSKTMLDNTLCNDIKILNVEGGYQTRDFYILKHKQRFFSQASDVFLDWISNYNL, from the coding sequence ATGAGCCGGAGAATTACCCTAAAGCAACTTAATGTTTTCGTTGAGACTGCAATGAATAAATCTATAACTATAGCTGCAGAAAAATGTTATATAACTCAGCCTTCTGCTAGTAAAGCTATATTACAATTAGAAGAAGCTTTGCAAAAAGTTTTATTTGAAAGAGGTGCTGGCAAAGAAATTAGTTTAACATATGAAGGAGAACTTTTATTTGTTGAAGCCAAAAGTATACTTGATCGGGTCTCTGAGTTAATAAAAGATAAAGAAAATATTACTGGTAAAATAGTTATTGGTGCTAGTGTAACAATATGTGATTATGTATTACCGAAAATATTACCGCAGTTTCAAAAATTATTTCCAAAAATCAATATAAGAATTGAGAGAGTGCTCTCAGATAGAATCAGATATTATGTTGAAAATGCTGTATGTGATATAGGTTTAGTTGAAGGTAGGGTAATATCTAGAGAGTTGGAGCAAACATTATGGAAAGAAGATCGTATTGAAATAATTTGTGCTAAAAATCATGAATTAGCGAAGAAAGATAAAGTGTCATTAGAAGAGGTCTTAGTAGGTCAGAATTGGGTACTATGGCATCATGATATGGGTACTAGAGATATTTACATACAAACTAAAGGAAGAGAAAAGCTAACCCAAAGCTTTGGATTTGGTGCTGAAGACCTTGGTAATGGATTATTAAAATTTAGTGAGGTTGCTTGGGATAATCAAGAGAGTATCACTAGGGCTTCTACTAACTATATTTCTAGTAGTATTGTTTTTGATAGTGCTGAGGCAATTAAAAATTATGTTGCTAATAGTAATTTTCTTGCTAGTTTATCAAAAACAATGTTGGATAATACCCTTTGCAATGATATTAAGATTCTTAATGTAGAAGGCGGATATCAGACAAGAGATTTTTATATATTAAAACATAAGCAAAGATTTTTTTCTCAAGCTTCAGATGTCTTTTTAGATTGGATTTCAAATTATAATCTATAG
- a CDS encoding IS630 family transposase (programmed frameshift), whose protein sequence is MPSYSQYFRDIVINKYEEGMTEFELSKFFNIDKRTVVSWIEFYKRTGDYSSKQGVGCGRVASFTDKTLIEQYLIDHPDASALDIKEALAPNIPRSTFYDCLNRLGFSFLKKTPKYKQRKEHERLEYIEKLKEIAQNLLFYIDEMGCDNKLSILRGWSLIGEPSYGEVLAYQTQRRSIVAGYNYADKKIIAPLEYSGYTNTEIFNQWFEEHLCPSLKPKTTIVMDNASFHKSSKLIEIANKFDVQILYLPPYSPDLNPIEKVWANFKKIFRKVNNSFEKFCDAISYVFNKILSD, encoded by the exons ATGCCATCATATAGCCAATATTTTAGAGACATCGTAATTAATAAATATGAAGAAGGTATGACGGAGTTCGAGCTGAGTAAGTTTTTTAACATAGATAAGCGTACAGTTGTTTCATGGATAGAGTTTTATAAAAGAACCGGAGATTATAGTTCAAAGCAAGGAGTTGGTTGTGGCAGAGTCGCTAGCTTTACCGATAAAACATTGATTGAACAGTATTTGATAGATCATCCAGATGCAAGTGCATTAGATATAAAAGAAGCATTAGCCCCTAATATTCCAAGAAGTACATTTTATGATTGTCTTAATAGACTTGGTTTTAGTTTTT TAAAAAAGACTCCAAAATATAAGCAAAGAAAAGAACATGAAAGGTTGGAGTATATAGAAAAACTAAAAGAAATAGCTCAAAACTTGTTATTTTATATAGATGAGATGGGGTGTGACAATAAGCTTTCTATCCTAAGAGGATGGTCACTAATTGGTGAGCCTAGTTATGGTGAGGTTTTAGCATATCAAACACAAAGAAGAAGTATTGTTGCTGGATATAATTATGCAGATAAAAAGATTATAGCTCCATTAGAGTACAGTGGATATACCAATACTGAAATTTTTAATCAATGGTTTGAGGAACACTTATGCCCATCATTAAAACCTAAAACTACTATAGTAATGGATAATGCTAGTTTCCATAAATCCTCTAAGCTGATTGAAATAGCCAATAAATTTGATGTACAAATATTATATCTACCTCCGTATTCTCCAGATTTAAATCCTATTGAAAAGGTTTGGGCTAACTTTAAAAAAATATTTAGAAAAGTGAATAATAGTTTTGAAAAATTTTGTGATGCTATCTCTTATGTGTTTAACAAAATACTCTCGGATTAA
- a CDS encoding BolA family protein, protein MTKEQLKDILENSLKNCSADVQSDDNVHFSATIIAEEFNDMPSKVKRQQLVYSKINKYILSGELHAIAMKTIATNEVK, encoded by the coding sequence ATGACAAAGGAACAACTTAAGGATATCTTAGAGAATTCACTAAAAAACTGTAGCGCGGATGTTCAAAGCGATGATAATGTACATTTCTCAGCAACTATAATTGCCGAAGAATTTAATGATATGCCTAGTAAAGTTAAAAGGCAACAATTAGTATATTCAAAAATAAATAAATATATCCTTTCTGGAGAGTTACATGCTATAGCAATGAAAACTATAGCTACTAATGAAGTTAAATAA
- a CDS encoding STAS domain-containing protein: MITVTNHKWTIETELTLKTVANIYRNFRKNLKKIDKTWIIDFARCDRIDSAGLSLIIEYIKYAQKNNIQIVFKNIDQKTLSLAKVHGAKTILEEYIN, from the coding sequence ATGATAACCGTAACTAATCATAAATGGACTATAGAAACAGAATTAACGCTAAAAACTGTTGCTAATATATATAGAAATTTCAGAAAAAATCTAAAAAAAATAGATAAAACTTGGATTATTGATTTTGCTAGATGTGACAGGATCGATAGTGCGGGTCTATCACTAATAATTGAATATATAAAATATGCTCAAAAAAATAATATACAAATTGTATTTAAAAATATTGACCAAAAAACACTTTCTTTAGCAAAGGTGCATGGTGCTAAAACTATTTTAGAAGAATATATTAATTAA
- a CDS encoding MlaC/ttg2D family ABC transporter substrate-binding protein — protein sequence MLRKISIFLSLIILMVSSAWAIENPVDMLNRTIVKTQDKLIKNANEYKQDPYKLLRLVDREIIPVVAPSVIAQLVVSTPKWKKATPAEQKQFIRSATEMLAFMYAKNVAYAGKYKLTLFPFNKNDTSWENKPIVIVNGKITNIDNDQNSDFAVKMFQKDGKWHVYDFDVAGVSILRTYQQQFAPYPNVVEMTKAVEKVTTKIKEKTYPKLLDKNYNLQSV from the coding sequence ATGCTACGTAAAATTTCGATTTTTTTATCTTTAATAATATTGATGGTTTCAAGTGCTTGGGCGATAGAAAACCCTGTTGATATGCTAAACAGAACTATTGTAAAAACCCAAGATAAACTTATAAAAAATGCTAACGAATATAAACAAGATCCATACAAGCTACTACGTCTTGTTGATCGCGAAATAATTCCAGTGGTTGCACCTAGTGTAATTGCCCAGCTTGTTGTCAGCACCCCAAAATGGAAAAAAGCTACTCCAGCGGAACAAAAACAATTTATTCGTTCAGCTACAGAAATGCTAGCATTTATGTACGCTAAAAACGTTGCATATGCTGGAAAGTATAAACTTACATTATTCCCTTTTAATAAAAATGATACAAGCTGGGAAAATAAACCAATTGTTATCGTAAATGGTAAAATTACCAACATAGATAATGACCAAAATTCAGATTTTGCTGTAAAAATGTTCCAAAAAGATGGTAAATGGCATGTCTATGATTTTGATGTAGCTGGTGTAAGTATCCTAAGAACATATCAACAGCAATTTGCACCATATCCAAATGTTGTTGAAATGACAAAAGCGGTGGAAAAAGTTACAACTAAGATTAAAGAAAAAACTTACCCTAAACTTTTAGATAAAAATTATAATCTTCAAAGCGTATAA
- the mlaD gene encoding outer membrane lipid asymmetry maintenance protein MlaD produces MRNKYFETSVGIFIIIGVLCLLFLTFKVSGTSFKAFNTQEYTITADFKSVGSLRTNASVKIAGVEIGRVTKIALEKSYNGFMAVVTMAINSDKKIPANYSASIAMSGILGDNYVALSPPSEDIMAIAGIADANNSSEQDKYLHQGSVIQLENTQSAIDLGSLINTFVAGKDDDKSKE; encoded by the coding sequence ATGAGGAACAAATATTTTGAGACCTCAGTAGGAATTTTTATAATAATAGGTGTGCTATGCTTGTTATTTTTAACATTTAAAGTCAGTGGCACATCATTTAAAGCATTTAATACACAAGAGTATACTATTACTGCTGATTTTAAAAGTGTAGGTTCATTGCGTACAAATGCGTCTGTTAAAATAGCCGGTGTAGAAATTGGTAGAGTAACTAAAATCGCCCTTGAAAAAAGCTATAATGGATTTATGGCTGTTGTCACTATGGCGATAAATAGTGATAAAAAAATTCCTGCTAATTACTCTGCCTCAATTGCTATGTCAGGAATCTTGGGTGATAACTATGTTGCCTTAAGTCCTCCTAGTGAGGATATAATGGCTATCGCTGGTATAGCTGATGCTAATAACTCCTCAGAACAAGATAAATATCTACATCAAGGAAGTGTAATACAATTAGAAAATACTCAATCTGCGATAGATTTAGGATCACTAATAAACACTTTTGTTGCAGGCAAAGATGATGATAAAAGCAAGGAATAA
- a CDS encoding MlaE family lipid ABC transporter permease subunit — MTIFSKVYTLTFSLIYSLVKSLSLILRIVISKLNIRDCIIQIKAVGVNSIIIIVTSGVFIGLVLSLQGYYTLSKFGAHSLLGVMVALSVLRELGPVVTAMLFAGRACSSITSEIGLMKATDQINSLKVMNVNPISFILSTRFWACMISGPILALIFASVAILAGFILAEAALGISYGEFWSNIQSSVIASDISNGIIKSIVFAFITAWIALYQGYYCIPDSNGIAKATTKTVVYCCMSVLGADLILTSIMFGGV, encoded by the coding sequence GTGACAATATTCAGCAAAGTATATACTCTTACATTCTCTTTGATATATAGCTTAGTAAAATCTCTTAGCTTAATACTTAGAATAGTTATTAGTAAATTGAATATTAGAGATTGTATTATTCAAATAAAAGCTGTCGGAGTTAACTCAATTATTATCATAGTTACATCTGGTGTTTTCATAGGCTTAGTTTTAAGCTTACAGGGCTATTATACCCTATCAAAATTTGGTGCTCATTCATTGCTAGGTGTAATGGTGGCTCTTAGTGTACTTAGAGAACTTGGGCCAGTAGTTACAGCGATGCTTTTTGCTGGGCGAGCATGTAGCTCAATAACTTCAGAAATTGGACTAATGAAAGCCACAGATCAAATCAATAGCCTCAAAGTTATGAATGTTAATCCTATAAGCTTCATATTATCTACAAGGTTTTGGGCATGTATGATAAGTGGTCCTATTTTAGCTCTTATCTTTGCAAGCGTTGCAATACTTGCAGGTTTCATACTTGCAGAGGCAGCTTTAGGAATTAGTTACGGAGAATTTTGGAGTAATATCCAGTCATCAGTTATAGCTTCTGATATATCTAATGGAATTATCAAGAGCATTGTATTTGCTTTTATAACTGCGTGGATAGCTTTATACCAAGGTTATTATTGTATACCAGACTCAAATGGCATAGCCAAAGCTACTACAAAAACAGTTGTTTATTGCTGTATGAGTGTTTTAGGTGCAGATCTTATTTTAACATCGATTATGTTTGGAGGAGTTTGA
- a CDS encoding ABC transporter ATP-binding protein — protein MCDISFKNVSFYRDSRCIYDDITFTIPTNKITTILGPSGAGKTTILQLIAGLIKPTLGKICIDNAIIEKNTKETQLEKLRHRMGFLFQSGDLFTHLSVYDNIAFPLRKNTNLDEKLIRNIVLLKLQAVGLAHTINMMPSELSGGMARRVALARSIAMDPDIMMYDEPFTGQDPASFNKLLELISTLNESLNMTSIIVSHDIQESLSISDHIIIVGNKKIIASDSPENIKNSKDQQIQNFLAGKPLDYNYHNHNDLEKNFFKKEILGS, from the coding sequence ATGTGTGATATTAGTTTCAAAAATGTCTCTTTTTATAGAGATAGTCGCTGCATTTACGATGATATTACTTTTACAATTCCAACGAATAAAATAACAACAATACTCGGACCATCTGGCGCAGGTAAGACCACGATATTACAGCTTATAGCTGGGCTAATCAAACCAACTTTAGGCAAAATCTGTATTGATAATGCGATTATTGAGAAAAATACTAAAGAAACACAGCTAGAAAAGCTACGCCATAGAATGGGTTTTCTCTTTCAGTCAGGCGACCTTTTTACTCATTTGAGTGTCTATGACAATATTGCCTTCCCATTACGCAAAAATACCAACCTTGATGAAAAGCTTATAAGAAATATTGTATTATTAAAACTTCAAGCTGTCGGATTAGCTCATACAATTAATATGATGCCAAGTGAGCTTTCTGGCGGTATGGCACGTAGAGTAGCTCTTGCAAGATCGATTGCTATGGATCCTGACATTATGATGTATGATGAACCTTTTACAGGACAAGATCCAGCATCATTTAACAAACTATTAGAATTGATATCTACCTTAAATGAATCTCTAAATATGACCTCAATAATAGTCTCACATGATATCCAAGAATCTTTGAGCATATCTGATCATATTATCATAGTAGGTAATAAGAAAATTATAGCTAGCGACTCACCAGAAAATATAAAAAATAGTAAAGATCAGCAGATACAAAACTTTCTAGCTGGTAAACCATTAGATTATAATTATCATAATCATAATGATTTAGAGAAAAATTTCTTTAAAAAAGAGATTCTAGGGAGCTAA
- the minE gene encoding cell division topological specificity factor MinE: protein MLAKLFGLSKKQQSASVAKERLQIIVAHQRSELHPRSSKISSHLLAELKDEIIEVVKKYVALSEENIRDIDLKVEDSSKNSTIEVNIPFN from the coding sequence ATGCTAGCTAAACTTTTTGGATTAAGTAAAAAACAACAGAGTGCTTCAGTAGCTAAAGAAAGGCTACAGATCATTGTTGCTCATCAAAGAAGTGAGTTACATCCAAGATCTTCTAAGATAAGTAGCCACTTACTTGCGGAACTCAAAGATGAAATAATTGAAGTTGTCAAAAAATATGTTGCTTTGTCTGAAGAGAATATTAGAGATATTGATCTAAAAGTTGAAGATAGTAGCAAAAATTCAACTATAGAAGTTAATATTCCTTTTAACTAA
- the minD gene encoding septum site-determining protein MinD, with product MSEKKQGKVFVVTSGKGGVGKTTSSAAVAYAFAKKGLKTVVIDFDVGLRNLDLIMGCERRVVYDLINVVREEATINQAIIKDKRIDDLYIIPASQTRDKDALTEEGVDRLIEELRNSFDIVLCDSPAGIEKGSLMAMRCADAAIIVTNPEVSSVRDSDRILGMLSSKTLKAQREGEFKEIHLLLNRYDAARARAGAMLKAEDVSEILYTPIVGIIPESKDILEASNSGHPITHFSDSIAAKAYFDAVDRILGKDVPMRYTEQKTSFFKKLIGKS from the coding sequence ATGAGTGAAAAAAAACAAGGCAAGGTATTTGTAGTAACTTCTGGTAAAGGTGGTGTTGGTAAAACTACTTCAAGTGCCGCTGTTGCATATGCTTTTGCTAAAAAAGGCCTTAAAACAGTTGTTATTGACTTTGATGTTGGTTTAAGAAATCTTGATCTTATTATGGGATGTGAAAGAAGAGTTGTTTATGATTTGATAAACGTTGTCAGAGAAGAAGCAACTATAAATCAAGCTATTATCAAAGATAAAAGAATTGATGATTTATACATTATTCCAGCATCACAGACTAGAGATAAAGATGCTCTAACTGAAGAAGGTGTTGACAGACTCATTGAAGAATTAAGAAACTCTTTTGATATTGTTTTATGCGATTCTCCAGCAGGTATTGAGAAAGGTTCGCTAATGGCTATGAGATGTGCAGATGCTGCAATTATAGTCACTAACCCTGAAGTATCATCTGTTAGAGACTCTGATAGAATACTCGGTATGCTTTCTAGCAAAACTCTTAAAGCTCAAAGAGAAGGTGAATTCAAAGAGATTCATCTACTTCTTAATAGATATGATGCTGCTAGAGCCAGAGCCGGTGCGATGCTTAAGGCTGAAGACGTTAGTGAAATACTATATACCCCTATTGTTGGTATCATTCCAGAGTCTAAAGATATTCTAGAGGCTTCAAATAGTGGTCATCCAATTACACACTTTAGTGACTCGATTGCTGCTAAAGCCTATTTCGATGCTGTGGATAGAATACTTGGTAAAGACGTACCAATGAGATATACTGAACAAAAGACTAGTTTCTTCAAAAAATTGATAGGTAAATCATAA
- the minC gene encoding septum site-determining protein MinC — protein sequence MKQAFHFKGGNYTISAININVTEFTQIESLLNSKISQSKSFFHNTPFAIDIRDIDEDEKCSVNFLEKVIATFKANGMIPVGFVVNNKELKTKLARAGHNILKGGKSKEVNVDEDKSFTSAKIVTTPVRTGQSINARDCDVIVTANVNNGAEIIADGSIIVYGRIGGRVIAGSSGNKDAKIICKDLRAELVSIAGKYVTLNNESIPVENTNTDGYIVYLQDDKIHIEGF from the coding sequence ATGAAGCAAGCTTTTCATTTCAAAGGTGGTAACTACACTATTAGTGCGATTAACATCAATGTAACTGAATTCACCCAGATTGAGAGTTTATTAAACTCAAAAATTTCTCAATCTAAATCATTTTTCCATAATACTCCTTTTGCTATTGATATTCGTGATATTGATGAAGATGAGAAGTGCTCAGTTAACTTTTTAGAGAAAGTAATTGCTACATTTAAAGCTAATGGAATGATTCCTGTAGGATTTGTTGTTAATAATAAAGAACTAAAAACAAAATTAGCTAGAGCTGGTCACAATATCTTAAAAGGTGGTAAGTCTAAAGAAGTCAATGTTGACGAGGATAAAAGCTTCACTTCCGCTAAAATTGTTACAACCCCAGTACGCACCGGTCAATCGATAAATGCACGGGACTGTGATGTCATTGTTACCGCAAATGTTAATAATGGTGCTGAAATTATTGCTGATGGCAGCATTATTGTGTATGGTAGAATTGGTGGTAGAGTAATTGCTGGTAGTTCTGGCAACAAAGATGCTAAAATAATTTGTAAGGATCTAAGAGCAGAACTAGTGTCGATTGCAGGTAAATATGTAACACTAAATAATGAAAGCATTCCTGTAGAAAATACTAACACAGATGGGTATATAGTCTATCTACAAGATGACAAGATACATATAGAAGGTTTTTAA
- the rpmG gene encoding 50S ribosomal protein L33, giving the protein MREKIRLVSSAKTGHFYTTTKNKKEMPNKMEIKKYDPVVRKHVMYKEAKIK; this is encoded by the coding sequence ATGAGAGAAAAAATCAGACTAGTTTCTTCTGCGAAAACAGGACACTTCTATACTACTACAAAAAATAAAAAAGAAATGCCTAACAAAATGGAAATCAAAAAATATGATCCAGTAGTTCGTAAGCATGTAATGTATAAAGAAGCTAAAATAAAGTAA
- the rpmB gene encoding 50S ribosomal protein L28, translated as MSKVCIVTGKRPATGNNVSHAQNKTKRRFLPNLHAHRFWVESENRYIKLRVSSKGMRIIDKKGIDTVLSDLRAQGHKI; from the coding sequence ATGTCTAAAGTTTGTATAGTTACAGGTAAAAGACCTGCTACTGGAAATAATGTTTCACATGCACAAAACAAAACAAAAAGAAGATTCCTACCAAATCTTCATGCACACAGATTTTGGGTAGAAAGTGAAAATAGATACATAAAGCTAAGAGTTAGCTCTAAAGGTATGAGAATCATTGACAAGAAAGGTATCGATACTGTTCTTAGTGATCTTAGAGCTCAAGGTCATAAAATTTAA
- the lptM gene encoding LPS translocon maturation chaperone LptM, with the protein MKKQLFAISITTALLVLSACGQTGPLYLPDEDKLNSGSTLAKSGSSIMVKQNQQNNSTSTSDNQSDTSTKVDNDPTAPVRNNNPTTSELFEGENNFNYNNNIQNSQNAGGTPTL; encoded by the coding sequence ATGAAAAAACAACTTTTTGCAATATCAATCACAACAGCTCTATTAGTACTCAGTGCATGCGGTCAAACAGGACCATTATATTTACCTGATGAAGACAAACTAAACTCCGGATCAACTCTTGCAAAATCTGGTTCTAGTATTATGGTTAAGCAAAATCAACAAAATAATTCCACTTCAACAAGTGATAATCAAAGTGATACCTCAACTAAAGTAGACAATGATCCAACTGCTCCTGTACGCAACAATAATCCAACTACTAGTGAACTATTTGAGGGAGAAAATAACTTCAACTATAACAACAATATCCAGAACTCTCAAAATGCCGGAGGTACACCAACTCTATAG
- a CDS encoding ATP-dependent DNA helicase RecG has protein sequence MRFVDFNGVGEATIKALAKYNIHDPNDLLTIFPKDYKDTRVITPINHLVAGKRSLIQGRVTNLTYKKFGKKFLRFNINDNTGFCSVILFKFYPNQLAILEKSEYVRCYGKVEFSLSPQMVHPEWATVNNGECALKQGFSAVYRLKKIPDRLISKMILKMLQDNRVENIIPSQLLRRFNLISFCDALYYVHALTNFIDEKYLSIARFSIKFEEMLAYKLAEQNIYKNTVKAQAPQLFLTKIQQNEFYEKLPYQLTNAQQRAITEILDDIKKSNAMNRLLQGDVGAGKTIVATIAAYAAVKSGYQVAMMAPTEILAEQHFSFLSQYLASFDIKVIPLLGKLSAKQTRESLDRIKDQKDCVVVGTHAIFQERVEYCNLGLVIVDEQHRFGVEQRLALVSKSSSNFSDLTPHQLIISATPIPRTLAMTLYGNLKLSILDELPPKRKPIITTVLNRAKKQNLIEKVKQAVLRGEQVYWVCPLVEESENMDFLQAVKTLYQELLEALGKENVGLVYGSMKSKDKIEQMAAFKAKKYAVLVATTVIEVGVDVPNATIMIIDNAERLGISQLHQLRGRVGRGAKESYCILLYSDKISEVGKRRLSLVRESQDGFYLAEKDLEIRGAGDIIGKEQSGVSTFKTFDINEYYDNYDKVVEFADMLDKHYPELVDKLIQRWFDRRVNYVEV, from the coding sequence ATGAGGTTTGTTGATTTTAATGGTGTCGGTGAGGCAACTATCAAGGCATTAGCTAAATATAATATACATGACCCAAATGATCTATTAACTATTTTTCCAAAAGACTACAAAGATACACGGGTCATAACACCTATTAATCATCTTGTTGCTGGTAAGAGAAGTTTGATCCAAGGGAGAGTTACTAATCTTACATATAAAAAATTTGGTAAAAAATTTTTGCGTTTTAATATTAATGATAATACAGGTTTCTGTAGCGTGATATTATTTAAATTTTACCCTAATCAGCTAGCCATTCTTGAGAAGTCTGAGTATGTGCGTTGTTATGGTAAGGTTGAATTCTCTCTGAGCCCACAAATGGTTCATCCAGAGTGGGCTACTGTTAATAATGGGGAATGTGCTTTAAAACAGGGGTTTTCAGCAGTTTATCGCCTTAAAAAAATTCCTGATAGATTAATTTCTAAGATGATTTTGAAAATGTTACAGGATAATAGGGTTGAAAATATTATTCCTTCACAGCTGTTACGTAGATTTAATTTGATTAGTTTTTGTGATGCTTTGTATTATGTCCATGCTTTGACAAATTTTATTGATGAAAAATATTTAAGCATAGCGAGGTTCTCGATTAAATTTGAAGAGATGCTTGCTTATAAACTAGCTGAGCAAAATATTTATAAAAATACTGTAAAAGCACAAGCCCCACAACTATTTTTAACGAAAATTCAGCAAAACGAATTTTATGAAAAGTTACCATATCAACTAACTAATGCTCAGCAGCGAGCGATCACAGAAATTCTTGATGATATTAAAAAGTCTAATGCGATGAATAGACTTCTGCAAGGTGATGTTGGGGCGGGTAAGACTATTGTTGCGACTATCGCAGCATACGCCGCAGTTAAATCTGGTTATCAAGTTGCTATGATGGCGCCTACTGAAATTTTAGCTGAGCAACATTTTAGTTTTCTTTCTCAGTATTTGGCTAGTTTTGATATAAAAGTCATCCCATTATTAGGTAAATTATCAGCAAAACAAACTCGTGAAAGTTTAGACAGAATTAAAGATCAAAAAGATTGTGTGGTTGTCGGTACTCATGCAATTTTTCAAGAGCGAGTCGAATATTGTAATCTAGGTCTAGTAATTGTAGATGAACAACATAGATTTGGTGTTGAGCAGCGCTTAGCACTGGTAAGTAAGTCATCATCAAATTTTAGCGATCTAACGCCACATCAGCTAATAATTTCAGCAACACCTATTCCAAGAACTTTAGCGATGACTTTATATGGTAATCTCAAACTATCGATTTTAGATGAGTTACCACCTAAGCGTAAACCAATAATTACAACTGTGTTAAATAGAGCTAAAAAACAAAATTTGATCGAAAAAGTTAAACAAGCGGTATTACGTGGCGAACAAGTATATTGGGTATGTCCGTTAGTCGAGGAGTCTGAAAACATGGACTTTTTGCAAGCTGTCAAAACATTATATCAAGAATTACTTGAGGCTTTAGGTAAAGAAAATGTTGGTCTTGTCTATGGTAGTATGAAGTCTAAGGATAAAATCGAACAAATGGCTGCATTTAAAGCTAAAAAATACGCAGTACTTGTGGCAACAACTGTTATAGAAGTCGGTGTTGATGTGCCAAACGCAACTATTATGATAATAGATAATGCTGAAAGACTTGGTATATCACAGCTTCATCAGCTTCGTGGTAGGGTTGGTAGAGGGGCTAAAGAAAGCTATTGTATTCTTCTATATAGTGATAAAATTAGCGAGGTTGGCAAGAGGAGACTATCATTGGTAAGAGAGTCTCAAGATGGTTTTTATTTAGCTGAGAAAGATCTAGAGATTCGCGGTGCTGGAGATATCATTGGTAAGGAGCAATCAGGAGTATCAACCTTTAAAACTTTTGACATTAATGAGTATTATGATAATTATGATAAAGTTGTAGAGTTTGCTGATATGTTAGATAAACATTATCCAGAGTTAGTTGATAAACTAATCCAACGCTGGTTTGATAGAAGAGTAAATTATGTGGAGGTTTAG